Part of the Streptomyces sp. NBC_01471 genome is shown below.
CGCGGGGCGCGGGGCACGAGGGGCAGTCGAGGCGTCCTCACCCCACGAGGCGGCACCGCTTGTACGCTGACGGGATGTGGACCTTCGCGAGGAAGGGGCCGGCCTTGTGGACATCGTCTTCTCAAGCCATGTGATCGAATGGCGCGGGCCTTCCCCGTTCTACTTCGTTCCCGTACCGGCGGAGCAGTCCGCCGATATACGGGAGGTGGCGCCGATGGCGACGTACGGCTGGGGCGTCATTCCTGTTGAGGCCCGGGTGGGTGAGATCTCCTTTGCAACGTCGCTCTTCCCGAAGGACGGCGGATACCTGGTTCCGCTCAAGCAGGCCGTGCGCAAGC
Proteins encoded:
- a CDS encoding DUF1905 domain-containing protein produces the protein MDLREEGAGLVDIVFSSHVIEWRGPSPFYFVPVPAEQSADIREVAPMATYGWGVIPVEARVGEISFATSLFPKDGGYLVPLKQAVRKPQGLSPGDEVTVELTVRL